From one Mytilus trossulus isolate FHL-02 chromosome 10, PNRI_Mtr1.1.1.hap1, whole genome shotgun sequence genomic stretch:
- the LOC134688441 gene encoding toll-like receptor 4: MIAAESGFRGFILLIVGISHASTKYSPKTSSISNTIYVDYSKRNLTEIPRNIPRNSTMLDFHRNIITDIPSNIFRNMSDVTWMDLSQNWLNQIRNESFAGLNNLTTLNVSHNHLHISDLEHNAFVPIQQLRTLRIDHLKFPPRSKFPEQLVNIKQLEILELAAFIGMTFDERFKSWTCLHTFISKSSYGLHLQNYTFAGLANSPLRTLSIKIKQADDDALEHLPNLQILNLYFGIATLQNTIENSFKMVSNFTILTRILMQRVNARAYIFIVTGKYLHYFENICLKELVFRHMYLADIDGTSFKEFAINSVCLESLEVSGNIGSPWITLLVLFKNLKHLKLSSIENNAFLKQVRMLPAMYLSLPKTLETIDLQDINLKMPLPNITFINGDNVWFLTCRAFTLIECNGSLRGLKNLRYLDVSENRCGNMINEYIFQNFSKLEYLIATHSDLGTAFRNNKRLDILLKPLKNLKHLDISYNNFRIADIANLDLQNQYNVLHSFNGSNNGFNQVPSVFRHFRNLSFIDISYNNLSTFNRGERDIIDSLIGKAKVVLVGNPFKCSCSNLDFLKWAKQTKASYFGHLYCQLESGENTTFSDLFVYLDRFENRCHDKIWLIFSLSFTTLVVILVVFVVIYLRYRSAFQYFYLRIKLRLKRYEELDGDSYLYDVFICYNHNDVPWVVNFNRRLTAENFKTCLDAKDFIAGEAIAENILRAIDSSRKIIFIITEHFLQSTWGNYEMELTRMHAFQEGRENMVIVIMKDDLSIHQMPKVLKRFWYKVTCIKWYDQGIQPFQTEEIFYENVFSSLSIA, from the exons ATGATTGCTGCTGAGAGTGGTTTTAGAGGTTTCATCTTGCTTATAGTCg GTATCAGCCATGCATCGACTAAGTACAGTCCGAAAACGTCTTCAATTTCAAACACCATATATGTTGATTATTCCAAGAGAAATTTGACAGAAATACCCAGAAATATTCCACGTAACAGTACAATGTTAGACTTTCACAGGAATATAATAACTGACATTCCATCAAATATTTTCCGAAACATGTCGGACGTTACATGGATGGATTTATCCCAGAATTGGTTGAACCAAATTAGAAACGAATCTTTTGCTGGTCTAAACAACTTAACAACACTGAATGTGAGCCATAACCACCTACACATTTCAGACCTTGAACACAATGCTTTTGTTCCTATACAGCAGCTGAGGACTTTGCGTATTGATCATTTAAAGTTTCCACCAAGGAGCAAGTTTCCAGAGCAACTTGTTAACATTAAACAACTTGAAATCTTGGAACTAGCCGCTTTCATTGGCATGACATTTGATGAAAGATTCAAATCCTGGACATGTTTGCATACATTTATCTCAAAAAGTTCATATGGGCTTCATTTGCAAAACTATACGTTTGCAGGTTTAGCAAACTCTCCACTAAGGACTCTTTCAATAAAGATTAAACAAGCTGACGATGACGCTTTGGAACACCTgccaaatttacaaattttaaatttatattttggaatTGCAACATTGCAAAATACAATAGAAAATTCGTTTAAAATGGTGTCAAACTTCACAATTTTAACTAGGATACTAATGCAAAGAGTTAATGCCAGAGCGTACATCTTTATCGTAACTGGTAAATATCTGCATTATTTCGAAAACATATGTCTGAAAGAACTTGTCTTTAGACACATGTATTTAGCAGATATTGATGGTACAAGCTTTAAGGAATTTGCTATCAATTCTGTTTGCCTTGAAAGTCTTGAGGTTTCAGGAAATATTGGTTCTCCATGGATAACACTTTTAGTcttattcaaaaatttgaagCATCTGAAACTATCATCGATCGAAAACAAcgcatttttaaaacaagtgcGCATGCTCCCTGCAATGTATCTTAGCCTGCCAAAAACCTTAGAAACCATTGATTTACAAGATATCAATCTTAAAATGCCGTTaccaaatataacatttataaacgGAGATAACGTTTGGTTCCTCACGTGTAGAGCGTTCACCTTAATTGAATGTAACGGGTCATTACGTGGTTTGAAGAATTTACGGTATCTAGATGTTTCAGAAAATCGTTGCGGTAATATGATAAATGagtacatttttcaaaatttttcaaaacttgaGTATTTAATAGCAACACATTCCGACCTTGGAACGGCATTCAGAAATAATAAACGATTGGACATTTTACTTAAACCTCTAAAAAATCTCAAACATTTAGATATTTCTTATAACAATTTTAGAATTGCTGACATTGCCAACTTAGACTTACAGAATCAATACAATGTATTACATTCCTTCAATGGTTCTAACAATGGTTTTAATCAAGTTCCGTCTGTTTTCCGGCATTTCAGaaatttgtcttttattgatatttccTACAATAACTTATCTACTTTCAACCGTGGCGAAAGAGATATAATTGACTCTTTGATTGGTAAAGCAAAAGTGGTTTTGGTAGGTAATCCCTTTAAATGTTCGTGTTCAAATTTAGATTTTCTAAAATGGGCTAAACAAACAAAAGCTAGTTATTTCGGACATCTTTATTGTCAACTAGAAAGCGGTGAAAACACAACATTTTCTGATCTTTTTGTATATCTGGATCGTTTTGAAAACCGTTGCCATGACAAGATATGGTTGATATTCTCGTTATCATTCACAACACTTGTTGTAATACTTGTGGTATTCGTTGTCATTTATCTTCGCTACAGATCTGCATTTCAATATTTCTATCTCAGAATTAAACTGAGATTAAAACGATACGAGGAACTGGACGGTGATTCTTACCTGTACGATGTCTTTATATGTTACAACCATAACGATGTTCCCTGGGTTGTTAATTTCAATCGCAGACTTACTGCTGAAAACTTCAAGACGTGCCTTGACGCTAAAGATTTTATTGCTGGAGAGGCCATCGCTGAAAACATTTTACGTGCTATTGATAGTAGCAGGAAAATTATCTTTATTATCACCGAACATTTTCTCCAGAGTACCTGGGGTAACTACGAAATGGAGTTAACCCGGATGCATGCTTTCCAGGAAGGGCGGGAAAACATGGTCATTGTGATAATGAAGGATGACTTATCAATTCATCAAATGCCTAAAGTTCTGAAAAGATTTTGGTATAAAGTTACATGCATAAAGTGGTATGACCAAGGAATACAACCATTTCAAACagaagaaatattttatgaaaatgtgtTCAGTTCACTTTCTATTGCATAA